The following proteins are encoded in a genomic region of Dyadobacter sp. UC 10:
- a CDS encoding sulfatase family protein, with the protein MKRTRVLTILIMLGIIPAISAWITWKPENSEPKAAKPNIIFLLTDDHRWDALGAAGNKIIKTPNLDALAANGVLFKKAYVTTAICCVSRASIMSGQYESRHKINDFNTDFSAEALAQTYPALLKKEGYKLGFIGKLGIDVKNQPDSLFDYWSSPKEGQPKYELINKSGKVVHHTDSVNTDIKKFIGQFADKGPFCLSVSFKAPHELDGNPPTYPVQERFKKLYSGVAIPKPVTADPKYWDSFPDFFRTDKNIGRERWKPLFSTEELRQETTRDYYRLIAGVDEVVGNLTAQLKQEGILENTIIIFMGDNGFSLGEHGLEGKWFGFEESIRVPMIISGALLPKNLRGKKSDAIALNVDVAPTMLRLAGARVPASMQGKDLLGVLNGKEAQRKDFFYEHTFMGSPRLPKVEGVVGTDFKYMKYIEHDYEELYHTAQDRFETTNLAKDPAHKQKLAQMQARYDQLKKEAE; encoded by the coding sequence TTGAAAAGAACCCGTGTACTGACAATACTGATTATGCTGGGCATTATTCCGGCCATTTCTGCGTGGATCACATGGAAGCCGGAAAACAGCGAACCCAAAGCAGCAAAGCCCAATATTATTTTCCTGCTTACCGACGATCACCGGTGGGATGCATTGGGTGCGGCGGGCAATAAGATCATCAAAACGCCGAATCTGGATGCGCTGGCAGCCAATGGGGTTCTTTTCAAAAAAGCCTATGTAACCACCGCGATCTGCTGTGTGAGCCGGGCCAGTATTATGAGCGGCCAGTACGAATCCCGACATAAAATCAATGATTTTAATACCGATTTCAGTGCCGAAGCACTGGCGCAGACTTATCCGGCATTGCTGAAAAAAGAAGGGTACAAACTTGGGTTTATCGGTAAGCTGGGTATTGATGTAAAAAATCAGCCCGACTCGCTTTTCGACTATTGGTCGAGCCCCAAAGAAGGCCAGCCGAAATATGAACTGATCAATAAAAGCGGCAAAGTGGTGCACCACACGGACAGTGTGAATACCGATATTAAAAAATTTATTGGTCAGTTTGCTGATAAAGGTCCTTTTTGCCTGTCGGTTAGTTTCAAAGCGCCGCACGAGCTGGACGGTAACCCGCCTACTTACCCTGTTCAGGAGCGATTCAAAAAACTGTACAGTGGCGTGGCCATCCCCAAACCGGTCACAGCTGATCCGAAATACTGGGACAGCTTTCCTGACTTTTTTAGAACGGATAAAAACATTGGCAGAGAGCGCTGGAAGCCACTTTTTTCAACGGAGGAACTCCGTCAGGAAACTACCCGCGACTATTACCGGCTGATCGCCGGCGTAGACGAAGTAGTTGGGAACCTGACAGCCCAGCTGAAACAGGAGGGGATTCTGGAAAATACGATCATCATTTTCATGGGTGACAATGGTTTTTCCCTCGGCGAGCACGGACTGGAAGGGAAATGGTTTGGTTTTGAAGAATCCATACGCGTGCCGATGATTATCTCGGGGGCACTTTTGCCGAAAAACCTGAGAGGTAAAAAGTCGGACGCGATTGCATTGAATGTCGATGTTGCGCCAACTATGCTGAGGCTGGCCGGTGCCAGGGTACCGGCCTCCATGCAGGGGAAAGATTTGCTGGGTGTGCTGAATGGAAAGGAAGCGCAGAGGAAGGATTTCTTCTACGAGCATACTTTTATGGGCAGTCCGCGGCTGCCGAAAGTGGAAGGTGTAGTGGGGACGGATTTTAAGTATATGAAGTACATCGAACATGATTACGAGGAGCTTTATCATACTGCGCAAGACCGGTTTGAGACAACCAACCTGGCAAAAGATCCGGCACACAAACAGAAACTGGCGCAAATGCAGGCACGCTACGATCAGTTGAAAAAGGAGGCGGAATAA
- a CDS encoding NAD(P)H-binding protein — protein MGQKKAILFGASGFIGSYLLQGLLGDPDYQEVTIVVRKDLGVSHAKLKTLIGDFNSLPAMKEDLAADEVFIALGTTKKNTPDQKVYYQVDHDYPVLAAKLARARGAKAVFVVTAVGADAGSGVFYIRTKGETERDIIAAGLDHTHIFRPSMIMGNRTESRPMEKSFIKLFSLINPVMIGPMKKFRGIEGADIARAMIAAAKIPSGKVKIYEWQEMDALLKAR, from the coding sequence ATGGGACAGAAAAAAGCCATTTTATTCGGAGCCAGCGGTTTCATCGGATCTTATCTTCTTCAAGGACTTTTAGGTGATCCTGATTATCAAGAAGTTACCATTGTGGTCCGAAAAGATCTGGGCGTCAGTCATGCCAAGCTCAAAACACTGATAGGGGATTTCAATTCCCTGCCGGCTATGAAGGAGGATCTGGCGGCGGATGAAGTGTTCATCGCCCTGGGTACCACAAAGAAAAATACACCCGACCAAAAGGTTTATTACCAGGTAGATCACGATTATCCCGTGCTGGCGGCAAAGTTGGCCAGGGCGAGGGGAGCAAAGGCGGTTTTTGTTGTCACTGCCGTTGGTGCTGACGCAGGCTCGGGTGTGTTTTATATCAGGACAAAAGGTGAAACCGAGCGGGATATTATTGCCGCTGGACTTGACCATACCCACATTTTCAGACCGTCGATGATCATGGGGAACCGGACAGAAAGTCGTCCGATGGAAAAATCCTTCATCAAACTCTTTTCGCTCATTAACCCGGTCATGATTGGTCCGATGAAGAAATTCAGGGGAATCGAGGGGGCGGACATTGCCAGGGCGATGATTGCGGCTGCGAAAATCCCTTCCGGAAAAGTGAAAATTTATGAATGGCAGGAAATGGACGCGCTATTGAAAGCACGCTGA
- a CDS encoding pirin family protein has translation METTILKRELINIKTTVAHQGFMGHDHTARSVIQDEFASSDPFILLMDDFLDKKDTEPVGGPHPHAGFETVSLLLEGEIGDETHMMQAGDFQIMTAGSGIVHTESIEKKTKLRLLQMWLNLPKKDRWATPRVQDLAFGSVPKISENGLELRLYSGEMAGLKSPVQNHTPLIVAEIHLEPGIVTRQQLNASYNAFLYVVDGSIEVGDSREILNENQVGWLGRSAEKDESELVLTGGKSGGKVVLYAAEPQNHPIVSYGPFIADQEEEIKDLYRDFRHGKIGHVSALPAAQRFSY, from the coding sequence ATGGAAACTACAATTTTGAAAAGAGAACTGATCAATATAAAAACAACTGTCGCCCACCAGGGATTTATGGGGCACGATCACACTGCCCGGTCGGTGATACAGGACGAATTCGCAAGCAGCGACCCTTTTATCCTGCTGATGGACGATTTTCTGGATAAAAAAGATACAGAGCCGGTTGGAGGTCCACATCCGCACGCGGGATTTGAAACGGTATCCCTGCTGCTGGAAGGCGAGATCGGTGATGAAACCCATATGATGCAGGCTGGTGATTTCCAGATTATGACGGCTGGAAGCGGCATTGTACATACCGAATCAATCGAAAAGAAGACGAAGCTACGCCTGTTGCAGATGTGGCTGAACCTGCCCAAAAAAGACAGGTGGGCTACACCGCGTGTGCAAGACCTGGCATTTGGCAGCGTTCCGAAAATCAGCGAAAATGGCTTGGAGCTCAGACTATATAGTGGAGAAATGGCTGGCCTGAAATCTCCGGTTCAAAACCACACGCCGCTGATCGTAGCAGAAATTCACCTTGAACCGGGCATTGTGACGCGCCAGCAACTGAATGCTTCCTACAATGCATTTCTTTACGTAGTCGACGGCAGTATTGAGGTGGGCGACTCACGGGAAATTCTAAACGAAAACCAGGTTGGCTGGCTTGGCCGATCTGCCGAAAAGGATGAAAGTGAACTCGTACTGACTGGCGGAAAATCCGGTGGGAAAGTGGTGTTATATGCCGCGGAGCCTCAAAATCACCCTATTGTATCGTACGGCCCTTTCATAGCGGATCAGGAAGAGGAGATCAAAGACCTGTACCGCGATTTTCGTCACGGTAAGATCGGGCATGTCTCCGCACTGCCGGCTGCGCAAAGATTCAGCTATTAA